The genomic stretch AATCCGCGGGAATGTCCCGGTAGACCTCGAAGGGCGGATCGGCCTTGAACCGGTTGGGGTCGATCATTCCGGCCACCTCGCCGTCCCGGACATGGTAAACGTCCACTTCGTCGATCGAGGGCGGACAGAGCCCCCGTTCGATCCCGACCTGAAGATACACCAGGTTCGTCGGTTCGAAACCCATGAGGTGGGCGGCCACGAGATCCACCGCGGCCATGGACTGCCCGGCGACGACCAGGCCGGAAGGGAAATTCCGGCCCTGGTAAAAGGCGTTGCCGTCCCGTCCCACAATACCCTCCACCACGTTGAAATCGGGTTGGCAGGCCAGGTAGACGTCCCAGTGCATATGCGCAATGGTCCGCTGCCAGGCTTCATGGTCCTCGACGCGCATCCATTCCCTTCCCTGCTTTCGCCTCTCGTCACGCCCGAACGTGGCGCGCCACGCGTCGGAGCAAAGGTGCCGTTCCGTGACCGGAATCATGACGCCCTGCTGGTTCTTGCCGCACAATGTGACCACGCCCAGGTTGTGGGTCTTCAGCTTGGGCACATTGATGTAGAACACGTTGTCCGCGGCGGCCCACCGGGAGATCCCGATGTTGTGGAGCTGTACCGTGTTCCCGGGCGTGACGCGCCCGTTGCCGTACTCCGCCAGTTCCAGCAGCCGCACCCGCTTTTCGCGCGCCATTTCCGTGTATCCGCTGCGCGCCCAGGCCAGATCACGCTGGGCCTGGGAGGTCAGCCTGCTTGTCGCTTCACCAACGTACACCCCGTCAACCGGTACCCCCGCGTCCTCCACGAAATAGTCGATGAGTCCTGCTACGAAGTCCGGATGGGTGACGATGCCGCTGTTTCGGGGAGCGCCGGCCGTGACGTTGGGTTTCATCATCACGGCCCGGTTTCCGGGATCGACGTTCAATGCGCGCAGCATTTCACGGCCCGGGTCCGCGAAGGCCGCTTCGTTCAACGCTTCTTCGCCGGCCAATCGGTTCTTCAGGATGTACACGTCGGGTTTGGACATCTTCGCATCCTCTATGCGCTAATGATCAGGCTCGCGTTTTCGTAACCAACCTGCGCTAATGATCA from Gemmatimonadota bacterium encodes the following:
- a CDS encoding DUF362 domain-containing protein, which gives rise to MSKPDVYILKNRLAGEEALNEAAFADPGREMLRALNVDPGNRAVMMKPNVTAGAPRNSGIVTHPDFVAGLIDYFVEDAGVPVDGVYVGEATSRLTSQAQRDLAWARSGYTEMAREKRVRLLELAEYGNGRVTPGNTVQLHNIGISRWAAADNVFYINVPKLKTHNLGVVTLCGKNQQGVMIPVTERHLCSDAWRATFGRDERRKQGREWMRVEDHEAWQRTIAHMHWDVYLACQPDFNVVEGIVGRDGNAFYQGRNFPSGLVVAGQSMAAVDLVAAHLMGFEPTNLVYLQVGIERGLCPPSIDEVDVYHVRDGEVAGMIDPNRFKADPPFEVYRDIPADYHKKDLFDEYDPAAEDFQITA